In one window of Clarias gariepinus isolate MV-2021 ecotype Netherlands chromosome 10, CGAR_prim_01v2, whole genome shotgun sequence DNA:
- the aga gene encoding N(4)-(beta-N-acetylglucosaminyl)-L-asparaginase produces the protein MYTLSLSLLVLLSALLLSLPVHAALLPLVINTWSFENATVAAWRSLQAGASPLDAAQRGCSVCEVEQCDGSVGFGGHPDETGETTLDALIMNGDTMEVGAVGDLRRVKNAVGVARAVMEHTQHTFLVGESASVFAQDMGFTTESLSTPESVNTFSQWLNQKCQPNYRKNVSPDPSVSCGPYKPRAVVKPKQKWGLVDRRSHDTIGMIVIGQTGQVVAATSTNGASSKVPGRVGDSPIVGAGAYADSSVGGAAATGAGDTMMRFLPSFLAVELMRSGAEPTAACQTAIYRIKKHYPEVFAAVICANSTGGFGAACNKISGFTQFPFSVFNPHSNKPQLHKVDCV, from the exons ATGTACACCCTGTCCCTGAGCCTGCTGGTCCTGCTCTCCGCGCTGCTGCTGTCGCTCCCGGTACACGCCGCGCTCTTACCGCTGGTCATAAACACCTGGAGCTTCGAGAACGCCACTGTCGCAG CGTGGCGCTCCTTGCAGGCGGGCGCGTCTCCTCTGGACGCCGCACAGAGAGGATGCTCGGTGTGTGAAGTGGAGCAGTGTGACGGCAGCGTGGGGTTCGGAGGACATCCTGATGAGACGGGCGAGACCACGCTGGACGCCCTGATCATGAACGG TGACACGATGGAGGTGGGAGCAGTGGGAGACCTGAGGAGGGTGAAGAATGCAGTGGGCGTGGCTAGAGCCGTGATGGAGCACACGCAGCACACCTTCTTGGTGGGAGAGTCGG CATCGGTGTTTGCTCAAGACATGGGCTTCACGACTGAAAGTTTGTCCACCCCCGAGTCTGTGAACACCTTCTCCCAGTGGCTGAATCAGAAATGCCAACCGAACTACAGGAAA AACGTTTCTCCGGATCCTTCCGTGTCGTGTGGGCCGTATAAACCCCGAGCTGTAGTGAAGCCGAAGCAGAAGTGGGGACTCGTTGACCGTCGCTCCCACGATACCATCG GAATGATTGTGATTGGACAGACCGGTCAGGTGGTTGCTGCGACGTCTACAAACGGAGCTTCGTCTAAAGTTCCAGG CCGTGTCGGAGACTCTCCGATTGTCGGAGCCGGTGCATATGCAGACAGTTCAGTAGGGGGCGCTGCAGCGACGGGTGCCGGTGACACCATGATGCGTTTCCTGCCAag TTTTTTGGCGGTGGAGTTGATGAGGTCGGGGGCCGAACCGACCGCCGCATGTCAAACCGCCATCTACAGGATAAAGAAGCATTACCCAGAAGTCTTTGCGGCAGTCATCTGTGCCAACAGCACCGGCGGATTCG gtgCAGCGTGTAATAAAATTTCAGGCTTCACGCAGTTTCCCTTCAGTGTGTTTAATCCTCACAGCAACAAACCTCAGCTGCACAAAGTCGACTGCGTGTAG
- the neil3 gene encoding endonuclease 8-like 3 isoform X2: MVEGPGCTLNGERLHSRVTKGQKVLQISGHLPRGGGAQGDVFQCFRGCEYTGVQTLGKELFMYFGVRALRLHFGMDGSMRINTAERKDSRGHPPSLVVSLSEDTLSFYSTTAEIRLSEDCMEKVRLMACLDVCSPSFSVCAAVEAVCRERGRSVCDVLLDQAVLPGVGNIIKNEALVLSALNPAVKVNQLNPELVQHLVKMTRDFSMLFYQCRKRGLALSKHYKVYKRSSCGQCGGAVTVCRLGNDNRMTYFCSRCQTEDPTEIDISKLPGLNTSPRRVRQKPTQDIDRSATKEEEEWSCDLCTLINQPISRFCEACMSPRPLSRTEVLKDPPFFSALIRFPHNTFSKPQQEVKLHRRAAFGNTILVLSDVGSGPTTPPSHSATCRSSVGSDSSTAGIGTRPTGAHVTKRASPGFPSIPSKRSKTETGGEVKDENQHSSGGTTSLPTIPCCTAHCRPGVLRVVTKEGENKGRHFYTCALPRGSQCNFFQWADLHFPTCLHGRRTLMRTVLKLGPNNGRHFYVCPLKQGKQCEFFQWAETTP; this comes from the exons atggtGGAGGGTCCGGGCTGCACACTAAACGGAGAGAGACTCCACTCCCGAGTGACGAAGGGACAGAAAGTACTACAGATCTCAGGACAcctg ccCCGTGGTGGCGGTGCTCAGGGGGATGTGTTCCAGTGTTTCAGAGGCTGTGAGTACACCGGAGTACAGACCCTGGGGAAGGAGCTCTTCATGTACTTCGGAGTCCGAGCGCTCAG gctgcACTTCGGGATGGACGGTTCGATGCGTATAAACACAGCGGAGAGAAAAGACAGTAGAGGACATCCTCCGAGTCTCGTCGTCTCCCTCAGTGAGGACACGCTGAGCTTCTACAGCACTACTGCTGAGATCAG actctCAGAGGACTGCATGGAGAAGGTGCGTCTCATGGCGTGTCTGGACGTCTGCTCTCCcagtttcagtgtgtgtgctgCGGTGGAGGCGGTGTGTAGAGAGCGCGGCCGCAGTGTGTGTGACGTTCTGCTGGATCAGGCGGTTCTACCCGGAGTCGGGAACATCATCAAGAACGAAGCGCTCGTCCTCAGTGCACTGAATCCTGCAGTCAAG gtgAATCAACTGAATCCTGAACTCGTCCAGCATCTGGTGAAAATGACACGAGACTTTTCGATGCTCTTTTATCAG tgtcgtAAAAGAGGCTTGGCGCTCAGTAAGCACTATAAGGTGTATAAGCGCTCCAGCTGTGGTCAGTGCGGAGGCGCGGTCACCGTGTGTCGCCTGGGGAACGATAACAGGATGACGTACTTCTGCTCGCGCTGCCAGACTGAAGATCCGACTGAAATTGACATCAG TAAACTCCCCGGCCTGAACACGTCACCGAGACGCGTGAGACAGAAACCCACGCAGGACATCGACCGGTCCGCCAcgaaagaggaagaagagtggtcatgtgacttgtgCACGCTAAttaaccaaccaatcagcagGTTCTGTGAGGCGTGCATGAGTCCCCGCCCCCTGA gtCGTACAGAAGTGCTGAAGGATCCTCCCTTCTTTAGTGCACTCATCCGCTTCCCTCACAACACCTTCTCCAAACCACAGCAGGAGGTAAAGCTCCACCGCAGAGCCGCATTTGGGAACACCATCCTCGTCCTGTCCGACGTCGGCTCCGGACCCACTACACCCCCAAGCCACAGCGCCACCTGCAGGAGCAGCGTAGGAAGTGACTCCAGCACTGCTGGGATCGGGACACGACCCACGGGAGCTCATGTCACCAAACGAGCCTCACCTGGATTTCCCAGCATTCCCAGTAAGAGAAGTAAGACTGAGACAGGAGGAGAGGTGAAGGACGAAAACCAGCACAGTTCAGG TGGCACTACATCACTACCCACAATCCCTTGCTGCACCGCACACTGCCGTCCCGGCGTCCTCAGGGTGGTGACGAAAGAGGGCGAGAATAAAGGCAGGCACTTCTACACCTGCGCACTTCCCCGAGGATCCCAGTGTAACTTCTTTcag tGGGCTGACCTGCACTTCCCAACGTGTCTTCACGGGAGACGCACCCTGATGAGAACCGTCCTGAAACTGGGTCCAAATAACGGGAGACACTTTTACGTGTGTCCACTGAAGCAGGGGAAGCAGTGCGAGTTCTTTCAGTGGGCGGAGACAACCCCTTAA
- the neil3 gene encoding endonuclease 8-like 3 isoform X1, which produces MVEGPGCTLNGERLHSRVTKGQKVLQISGHLPRGGGAQGDVFQCFRGCEYTGVQTLGKELFMYFGVRALRLHFGMDGSMRINTAERKDSRGHPPSLVVSLSEDTLSFYSTTAEIRLSEDCMEKVRLMACLDVCSPSFSVCAAVEAVCRERGRSVCDVLLDQAVLPGVGNIIKNEALVLSALNPAVKVNQLNPELVQHLVKMTRDFSMLFYQCRKRGLALSKHYKVYKRSSCGQCGGAVTVCRLGNDNRMTYFCSRCQTEDPTEIDISKLPGLNTSPRRVRQKPTQDIDRSATKEEEEWSCDLCTLINQPISRFCEACMSPRPLSRTEVLKDPPFFSALIRFPHNTFSKPQQEVKLHRRAAFGNTILVLSDVGSGPTTPPSHSATCRSSVGSDSSTAGIGTRPTGAHVTKRASPGFPSIPSKRSKTETGGEVKDENQHSSGSGTTSLPTIPCCTAHCRPGVLRVVTKEGENKGRHFYTCALPRGSQCNFFQWADLHFPTCLHGRRTLMRTVLKLGPNNGRHFYVCPLKQGKQCEFFQWAETTP; this is translated from the exons atggtGGAGGGTCCGGGCTGCACACTAAACGGAGAGAGACTCCACTCCCGAGTGACGAAGGGACAGAAAGTACTACAGATCTCAGGACAcctg ccCCGTGGTGGCGGTGCTCAGGGGGATGTGTTCCAGTGTTTCAGAGGCTGTGAGTACACCGGAGTACAGACCCTGGGGAAGGAGCTCTTCATGTACTTCGGAGTCCGAGCGCTCAG gctgcACTTCGGGATGGACGGTTCGATGCGTATAAACACAGCGGAGAGAAAAGACAGTAGAGGACATCCTCCGAGTCTCGTCGTCTCCCTCAGTGAGGACACGCTGAGCTTCTACAGCACTACTGCTGAGATCAG actctCAGAGGACTGCATGGAGAAGGTGCGTCTCATGGCGTGTCTGGACGTCTGCTCTCCcagtttcagtgtgtgtgctgCGGTGGAGGCGGTGTGTAGAGAGCGCGGCCGCAGTGTGTGTGACGTTCTGCTGGATCAGGCGGTTCTACCCGGAGTCGGGAACATCATCAAGAACGAAGCGCTCGTCCTCAGTGCACTGAATCCTGCAGTCAAG gtgAATCAACTGAATCCTGAACTCGTCCAGCATCTGGTGAAAATGACACGAGACTTTTCGATGCTCTTTTATCAG tgtcgtAAAAGAGGCTTGGCGCTCAGTAAGCACTATAAGGTGTATAAGCGCTCCAGCTGTGGTCAGTGCGGAGGCGCGGTCACCGTGTGTCGCCTGGGGAACGATAACAGGATGACGTACTTCTGCTCGCGCTGCCAGACTGAAGATCCGACTGAAATTGACATCAG TAAACTCCCCGGCCTGAACACGTCACCGAGACGCGTGAGACAGAAACCCACGCAGGACATCGACCGGTCCGCCAcgaaagaggaagaagagtggtcatgtgacttgtgCACGCTAAttaaccaaccaatcagcagGTTCTGTGAGGCGTGCATGAGTCCCCGCCCCCTGA gtCGTACAGAAGTGCTGAAGGATCCTCCCTTCTTTAGTGCACTCATCCGCTTCCCTCACAACACCTTCTCCAAACCACAGCAGGAGGTAAAGCTCCACCGCAGAGCCGCATTTGGGAACACCATCCTCGTCCTGTCCGACGTCGGCTCCGGACCCACTACACCCCCAAGCCACAGCGCCACCTGCAGGAGCAGCGTAGGAAGTGACTCCAGCACTGCTGGGATCGGGACACGACCCACGGGAGCTCATGTCACCAAACGAGCCTCACCTGGATTTCCCAGCATTCCCAGTAAGAGAAGTAAGACTGAGACAGGAGGAGAGGTGAAGGACGAAAACCAGCACAGTTCAGG CAGTGGCACTACATCACTACCCACAATCCCTTGCTGCACCGCACACTGCCGTCCCGGCGTCCTCAGGGTGGTGACGAAAGAGGGCGAGAATAAAGGCAGGCACTTCTACACCTGCGCACTTCCCCGAGGATCCCAGTGTAACTTCTTTcag tGGGCTGACCTGCACTTCCCAACGTGTCTTCACGGGAGACGCACCCTGATGAGAACCGTCCTGAAACTGGGTCCAAATAACGGGAGACACTTTTACGTGTGTCCACTGAAGCAGGGGAAGCAGTGCGAGTTCTTTCAGTGGGCGGAGACAACCCCTTAA